One stretch of Leadbetterella byssophila DSM 17132 DNA includes these proteins:
- a CDS encoding heme exporter protein CcmB translates to MKEIRDLIWKDIKLELRQQSTLNTMVLFMVCTIFLCYISFMLKIQVLESITWNTLFWIILVFSAVNSAGNSFRKESTGRQLYYYQLAKPESIIMAKIIFNFLLLLVLSLLGFALYLALLGNPVQDFGMYFLSLILGSLGFSASLTLLAGIASKTDNASGILAVLSFPVLLPLINMLIRLSKNAMDGLDVSASYDEILTIFGIDLIVIALSYLLFPYLWKS, encoded by the coding sequence ATGAAGGAAATCCGTGATCTGATCTGGAAAGATATCAAACTGGAACTGAGGCAACAAAGTACCTTAAACACCATGGTACTTTTCATGGTATGTACCATATTCCTCTGTTATATTAGCTTTATGCTAAAGATCCAAGTATTAGAGAGTATAACTTGGAACACCCTATTCTGGATCATTCTGGTCTTTTCGGCTGTAAATTCAGCAGGCAATAGCTTTAGAAAAGAGAGCACCGGAAGACAGTTATACTATTATCAATTGGCCAAACCAGAGTCCATCATCATGGCCAAGATCATCTTTAACTTTCTCCTGCTTTTAGTCCTTTCCTTATTAGGATTCGCCTTGTATCTGGCCTTATTGGGAAACCCTGTGCAGGACTTTGGCATGTACTTCTTATCCCTGATCCTTGGATCTCTGGGCTTTAGCGCATCTCTGACCCTACTGGCAGGTATAGCCTCCAAAACAGATAATGCTTCAGGTATATTGGCCGTACTTAGTTTTCCTGTATTACTGCCTCTAATCAATATGCTCATTCGTCTTTCCAAAAATGCCATGGACGGCTTAGATGTTTCTGCCTCTTATGACGAAATATTGACTATCTTTGGAATTGATTTAATTGTAATCGCGTTAAGTTATTTGTTGTTCCCCTATTTGTGGAAGTCATGA